The Lactuca sativa cultivar Salinas chromosome 2, Lsat_Salinas_v11, whole genome shotgun sequence genome includes the window aaggcaatatgttacgggccggaaggcaatatgttatgggctggaaggcaatatgttacgggccggaaggcaatatgttatgggccggaaggcaatgtgctatgggccggaaggcaatacgttatgggccggaaggcattgtgcagtggaccggaaggtcagggcctggaaaggcgtatgtgtgtaaggtgtatattgggaaactcactaagcttcgtgcttacagtgtttatgttatgttgtttcaggttctttcagtaacacgggatggcaccggctcgattgtacacaccaaagaaagagttgtaatttggaggatcctggttttctattcaagtgaaaatggaactatgttttgtaattcaaatatgaatatgattttaaacaagtattttaatgttaaattgattatttaaatgaaaattttgccttgaaaatcacggtgttacatagctgcgactaaaaggttcagaaggcgctgaggaaccctaagcttcaagagttggaagaattcaagcaattaggttaattctaccacttagacttaggaattaaacatgtttgctttcataaactttgtttttatgcttgtttctactgcaactatgagctaaactcgtttttgtttctgtttggggaataccaaagaactcctatggtttaattattgaattttgtttaattgtctattggtgatttattaaattaagtttgttaaagaaccttatgtattaatcactactattttctgttaattggaaggcaattaggttgcatgaacatcactttattgttaacctcatatgtctatgtgaatgctaaaacatatgcttggaagtaatgagtatgaaactaagattaataagaaaataggaagattaatgtgtgagcttgtttgagaaaccatcaacaagaggttaattgaattaataacttaattgaccattgcaaatcttatttaatccaaataattaatatggggaattaattagtttaaacacttgatcaacgcttaaattagttaattgtctaagggttaggagtaatgaacatgaacctaactactatcattggtaaccaatagcaattaatctaccttaacttaaataaccataggagtgaattggttgaacctaaatagaaacatctttatcaaatttggtgaatagtcgttgctttagttaattagttaatttagtttgtttaagtttctagtcttgcaaaactagagaaaaaccctttacttctattatttgttttagttaaaattagctattagtttaattgcccgttccctgagttcgataccttacttatgaatctataccacttaaagacaggttcactgcctttgtgtgcttaaattattaataaaaagtagggataaaactagttgaatttacacacatcagtgttcttaaaatttcgattatgattacgacattccttttcacaattcgaattttgagaacatagcaaataaaacatcatgcatcgtgtcccatacgcttcgggtagaggatcgattgcaaatgctttaatgtttgaccattctaaaattttccaaatgtctagcgcatttagagggaaaaaggactagaatcggttttgactaaaataattaaacaactatcaaaggataatccaaagttcgatgaggattggttgcttgtgagtagttggaagcatggtattgaatggaccatatcgaccttattatgaatagaaaagattctattaagaatgagttgtcatatggaaattatggaaatgtttccatattggatggaccatatcgacattattatgaatagataagattctattaagaataagttgccatatggaaaatatggaaatgtatctatattgggaattgaacattggaaaatctatgactagattagaaatttttatgcaaaaggatgttcaaaggaatgtactttgagtgagagacatcatatctaaggaattgtcttgtaacaatctccgatagagaactttgtaacaTCATTGGCAATAGTGTTTGTgattttggtgcagtgacattgcataaagtgttagaatctagcatattctataagtagcaagaatttgatattctgacacttatgaaaaaggatttggagttgtgaaatgagaatgattggaaatgtgctcaatatgatctatttcacaaagtaagaaccataggtaaacattgtgtgcatgttaGGATCATGGGACAAgtctaataattcaagtaagaagttgattacccgaaacgacaaataatgagtaattggtatggtgataaataaaaggagttttatttatactcaaaagttttaggccatatgggattagtattattcttgtgtttcacattgcatgttttgacttccagaataattgagtttattaagaataatcgaattattcgaatgggccacagtcgttcatatgttggaagtaggtatgaatgaagactgtcgtgaattggtgtttggattgtctaaaagagtattagacataagcaaatgtttgctgcaacgctcatgagtgcttatgaatatgatttgagcattggattaaacccacgctcacttggatcgctccatgaattgtatcacgagtgattagtgagacgataacatcttatattcttgataccgagatgtgtgagttgtatcttgcgaatcggttgcacattgataatatctaaacgcactagtaacttggtgttataaaacatattgttgtatgtgattcgatgagtaagtgcaagcaagcattgtatcaaagtttatccgttctttttatccaaagtaggataaaagcgatatctttgggcccctcgatggtttagtgatgacaaacgtaaatgctcgtccgagctagggctaatttgatttgttcaattagtcattcgtcataaatcggaaatcgagatatagtacaaagagaatgatttgaaatcatatctcatacgatatctagaatggaggaatatatgatcccttatctaaaggacacgcgtatctaataggatcagagttgacaacggctttggaaagctacgattgcagatcgggatctgaagtcatacgcagaatagttattagacttatccaagtgggagactgttggattagtgtctaagtccataactattttggtatgtacttgacccgatggtgcatggtccttttgggttgccttcaccaaagcaacttgataggatgaattatggagagagaggattaaatatgatttattaatatattatgagaataatatattaatggagaaatcatattgtttaattaatattagtcaagaattaattggtaattagttttgtgactaaaagggaataattaaacttaagggactggaattgtaattataagataattgcaatttgggccatgtattgccttgaatcaaggggtggacgaattctaatgggaaacccataaagaaatcgtccaagggcttgattaaaggagtctatgggttgcttagggcttaagcatccaaattagggtttcattgttagataaccctaatagcctcactatatatagatcccttaaggaccgaAAATGTGGCTAAGcatcttgctagggttttcacacgattttggtagcctccatcctctctcctattcatcctcttgcttatggtgtttgtgaaccattagaggagtgacacttgtgactctaagctttccaaagtcaatacaaggagatttgggattgttattgctacataacaatcaaggtaacattataaactgattctcatgttaatatgattacttgaatgctagaattaaggtttatagtcttggataagttgcatgtacaatagagaaacctagatacaagcattagggtttgtttgAGCACAGAGGATGTCTtatgcccaaaacccatcatatgtgTGTGTTGTCAAGGTGTACCTTACATGTTTGCGTCCCAACTATAATACATGTTCATTGCTTGATTAATTCTTTCCTTTTCTCTGTTCTTGTGCTTGATTGTTCATCTTCTTGTTTAAATTGTTTGATCAGTGGTTTGTTTCCTGGATGTCGAACTCTAGATGCTGGGACTCGCGTTTTGGACCGTTGGATTGGAATTATGAATTATACCTGACCACGTTGTATGATTGACCTGGTAGAGTGATTGACTTAATTGATTAATTCCTTAATGTGTTATGTTTTCTCATTTAAccataatcgtcattttatgtgaaaaccctgaTCTTGTTTGGGCTTcgagttgggcctttcttttgggctttgGTGTTTGGGTTTTTGTTGGGCCATCCGAGGCTAAGTGTATGGGCTAGGATATTTGGATGGACATTAGGGTAAGGTCCATGTAacggtttgggcccaattttaaaaattaggccataattgggccttagtTGATTATTTGGCTTTTGGTCCTCTAAAGTTTGAGTTTGAGCCGTGGTCTTGGACTAAGCTAGGTTAGGAGTAAattggtctttttaccccaagtatggatttatggttatgcattggcacccaattgttaattgggtgtttttTGATGTTTGACAGTTCGGGGATTTGTCAGCCAACAGTCGGGGTTCGTTTGTGTGATTCGGCAAtgtgaggcgagtcttctcactatatccatgggtcgaagacaccaaagCCGACCCATTACTTGTTATGTCGAGTACTAGTTATCTCTATGATACTtccatgaaagaccatggggcgAGCCCATGACATTTGGATATAAGACCACGAgagggagcccatgacattcctgGTAAAAActatggggggagcccatggtaactatatgtatgtggatgatattctGTGGATGATACTCTGTGAATGATACTttgtgaatgatattttatggATGGTATTTTCTGGTTGTATGTTAtctggtattttgggaactcactaagctttatgcttacggttttcagtttatatttCTGGTAATCgggttttcaaatggaagggctcgggatgattgcagagcacacaccacatgtttgtGTTTTCTATGTATTACTTTGATTTGTCAATGTTTTGTAAAACTTAATTACTCTGGTTTTTATGGGAAGAAATCTATTAATGATTCtttaatctaaaaacaaaattttatatatcgttgtttttggggtgtgacaccgttatacaaataaaagctacaactTACAACTTCTAAGTACCAACTACAAGTTTCTAACTACATTTGCAAACCACGCACAAAATGTAAGGTTTTTTATGGGAAAAAAACCGAATTATATGTTGGTAAGTGGTTTGGGGCTTAAATAACTAGTAGTAGTTAAAAGTTGGGttcttttaaaaaaacaaaagactTTGGtctatatagaaaaaaaaaagtcaaaataaaagaaattttatgGAAAAAAAACCCAAAACATAAGATAAGTTACTTGTTTGTTTAGTGACCCTAAAAAtaactaattaattattttgaaaaaaaaaatcctaaacattaaaaaaaacaagtTAAATGACTATTTTGGAAACATAAAATtaactaattaattattttatatttttaacccttgttattattataaataagaatataaaaacatgttattaaattacGAGTAAAAGTTCTTTGTTAATGCGattaccaaaaaattcctttTTGTAGTGCACGTATAAGCAAGTCACTGTGATCTTTCTTTATGATTATATTTGGTAGATAAAAGACCGTTGTAACTCATTCCCCCTTAAGCCAGGTTCCCGTTTCTCTGTACCTTTTCATTTAGCGACTAAACTTTCAGAGTTACTCATCGTGTTGTTAATTTGTAAGATAATTTTTACGGCTTGAACATCTTTGTACACGAGAAACTGTGACATCCAAGTCAACGTAAGAATGGGTTCATTTGTTAGGATATCAGGTAATCCCTTACTGTTGATAGATAGATCTTAGATTTTCTTTTCTTCTCTGGTCTTAGTTTGGTATCGATGATTAATTTGAACTGATCAGCGTAGCTGTGTTGACGGCATTGCTTTTCCCAATCCGTATAAGTTCTTTTTTGttcttttgtttgtttgtttttttttttttttaattgtaaaaAATTTGGAAATGTAAGTGATGATGACCTACTTATAAGTGGCACAATCAACTTATTTCCCTTAATCTGTAACTTTATTCTTATTTTCTCGGAAATACAGCATTGCTAGTGGCAGATCTGTTAGCTGATTTTGCAATGTATGTGATGGTGAACTACTTGACAAATGTCTGGAATCTTAATAGTACACATGCTGCTGGTATTATAAATATTTGGAACGGAATCACACCAGCTTTAACGATTGTGTTTGCATTTGTTGTTGACACCTTCATGGGTGACTACTATATGCTTCTGCTGTCTAGCACTGCGTACACTATAGTAAGTGATTTAATATACAAGTTTCTTTCAGCAATCGAGAAAAATGATGAAATTGAACACAAATTAATGTAGGGATTAGGATTCTTATTCATGTCAACCCCTCCTGTCCTTGGCCCATGTAGCGACTACAAGGAGGAATGTGTTGGGTACACACAAAAAGTCTTGTTGTTTACAGCTTTACCATTGATAGCAGTCGGAATGGCTGGTCATGTAGTCTCGCTAAAGTCATTTTTAGATCTACAAACAAAAAGTGAAAATGAAGATGAAGCTAAAGATGGAGATAAAAGTATTTGGCAAATAGCAGGTGTGGTTATAGTGGTGGTGGCATCAATTGTTGGAGGTATTGCACTTCCATATATAAAGCCATGGTCAATCCGTTTTGGGATTCCGGCTATATCTTCGTTGGTTGCAACCCTTCTGTTCTTGAGTGGATCTCGAGTGTACAAACCTTGTAACCCAGCAGAGGGGAGCCCGTTAACAAGTACCTTGAGAGTTTTTGTAGCTGCTGCTCGTAACTTTTCTCAACCATTTCCCGATCATAAACAGCTCTATAATGGTCAAGATGCTCATTCCACCAGCAGCCTCAGGTCTTTTGACTTTTTCTTATTCAAAACACAACACTGAAATTAGTATTCAGTTAATTTCACCATTTATATTGTGAAACACAGGTGCTTAGACAAGGCAGCTATTCAGTTACCAGAACAGCATCAGTCTGAAAAGTGGAGGTTCTGCAGTGTTCGCGAAGTAGAAGATACCAAAATCGGTATTCGTATGGCACCGATGTGGCTAACCTTCATAGTGATTGGGATTGTGCTTTCTACTGGAAACACTTACTTTCTTGAGCAAGCCAATCGGATGGACAGTAAACTTGGACGAATAAATGTCTCAATTCCAATCTTTCTTATGTTCTATACACTCTCCAGTGGCATATCTGCATCCTTTTATTCCTTATTGACCAAGTGTATGCCAAACAAAAAGTATGCCCCCCCAGTCGGGATCGTCACAGCTATGGTTATCTCAGTATCCTGTTGCATCACTGCTGCAAAAGTGGAAACTCGAAGGCTTGATGTGATTAAGGATCACGGGTTGCTAGACAAGCCTAACCAGAGGATCCCAATGAGTATATTTTGGCTGCTTCCACAGTTTGTACTCCTTGCAGCCGTTGATGGGATTGCTAATACGAGTATCACAAGCTTCTTCAAGCACCAAGCGCCCAAATCAATGAATAAATATTTCATGTATTTCACAAAGGGTGTGCTTGGATTAGGAACCATGGCTAGTGTTTTGTGTGTCGGTATTGTGGGGAAGGTGAGTGAGGGATACCAAAAGCGGAACTGGTTTCAGGCTACATTGAATGAGAGCCGTTTGGATCGGTATTATTGGACATTGGCTGCACTAAGCTCAGTTAATACTGTTATCTATATCATTGTTGCCTCCTTCTACAAGTATAAGGAATCAccggatgatggtgatgatgaagcAGAAGGGGGAGAAATGAAAGAGGAATTCCAAGATGACGTGAAATGTTGCTGTTGAAATGGTTATTGTGGGTGTCAATTCTTATGGTGTAATTAAGAGAAAATGCCTTTGGGAAACTTTCCATATATATGCAGTTTTTTGTTTTAGATTAAGATAGTATTTTATTTAGTATAAataagggtgaaggtttgtttTAATCATTAAGTTTTTCCAGCAATTAGGCATTGACTCATTGTGGAACATGTAATCAAAGTTTCTTTGTGTTCTTATTTTTTTTCCCTGCCTCTTCGTGTTTTTCCTTCCTCTATTGTTGGACATCTTCTTTGGGTTCCTCTGAATATGAGTTTTTTGTTTTAGATTAAGATTGTATTTTATTTAGTATAAATAAGGGTAAAGGTTTGTTTTAATTTCATTAGGTTTTTCCAGCAATTAGGCATTGTTGAACAAGTAATCAAAGTTACTTTGTGTTCTTCCTTTTTTTTCCCAACTGCCTCTTCGTGTTTTTCCTTCCTCTATTGTTGGACATCTTCTTTGGGCGCCAAGGGAATAGAAAGTTATTTCTTATTGTTAGCGTATCTCACATCGGTACGACACGGTTCAATAAGTATATGTTGGAGTTTCATTTCTCTCCACAAAGGTTCTTTTGGAGAGTTAATATGGGCTACACATATATTTACATGATATTAGAGTTGGCGTCTTGCACTCCTGTGGTTCAACACATCCCTGTTAATCCCCATCGATCCTCTGAATATGATTTTTTTGTTTTAGATTAAGATTGTACTTTATTTAGTATAAATAAGGGTAAAGGTTTGTTTTAATTTCATTAAGTTTTTCCAGCAGTTAGGCATTGTTGAACAAGTAATCAAAGTTACTTTGTGTTCTTACTTTTTTTTCCCTATTCTTCGTGTTTTTCCTTCCTCTATTGTTGGACTTCTTCTTTGGGCGCCAAGGGAATACAAAGTTATTTCTTATTGTTAGCGTATCTCACATCGGTACGACATGGTTCAATAAGTATATGTTGGAGTTTCATTTCTCTCCACAAAGGTTCTTTTGGAGAGTTAATATGGGttacacatatatttacatgATATTAGAGTCGGCGTCCTGCATTCCCCATGGTTCAACACATCCCTGTTAATCCCCATCGATCCTTTGAATATGAGGATGAGTGTTAGTGTATCTCACATAAGTGTGACATGGTCcaataattgtttatatatgttgGAGTCTCCTTTCTCTCCACAAGGGTTGTTTTAAAGTATTAATATGTGAAATATCTAGTATACCCAAgaatcattatagaatgatattgctaataatatatgatgcTATAGGCTCACACCATATAGCAAGTTACagttaattgattatttattagtataatttgattattaataaatatatatcaacacttgtatttaattggaaaataatTTTTTCATGGAAATATTATTTATTGGAGAAATAATAACTTATGAAATCTATcataaagtatgattatttataagatatttttatatcttaataaactaATTCAATTGATATAAAATGTAGTTTTCTATAAAataagacacacacacacacacactcatatatatatatatatatatatatatatatatatatatatatatatatatatatattaggaatttattatttgtggaaatattATTTATTGGAGAAATAATAACTTATGAAATATACTataaagtatgattatttataagatatttttatatcttaataaactatttcaatttatataaaatgtagTTTTATATcaaataagatatttatatatatatatatatatatatatatatatatatatatatatatatatatatatatatatatatatatatatattaggaattctttataaaaatgattgatttttataaagataacatatatgtatatataaactaGCCATCTCAGACAACTTTTGTCTTCTTTTGGATACGTCTTTTTCAAAAAATAGGAGGAAACAAGGCATGCATATCTTGTCTATTCTTTTGTCATGCTTGAGACAAAGTTGTCTCTCCTTTTCATTTATGGTCTTCCTATGCTTTTTGGATATTAGACAAGCGAGAACATTGAAAGGTTTTGACATACTTCCTGCAAGTCTCATTGTCCTTCTTTTTTTGGGTCAAAACCGTGAGCATGAGAGGCTCTATGTAACGCCCGTTAGTTTGGACTAGACATTTAAGAAATTTCGTTATGactatttgttttatttaaaaagatTTAAATCCTCGAATAAGATAATTTCTCTTCATACCCTTTACCAGTTATATAAAAATACttatttattatatatgtgttatgtagaCAATTTTTATGAgtatataatatttgtataaatcTTTTTATCGAAGagcaataaaataattttttttaaataaaagattatttaggataaatgatCTTAACAAAAGTTGTAACGACCCTAAAATATCACTATGTATGTTATAAGATGTATTTGGTCTAAATAAATTAAAGGGTGGACTCAAATAGTGGAACGGTAATTTTTTTATGTTACATCTGGTTTCCGACGATAATTATTAGTTATATTTTACGATGTTAATTATCTATTAGCAAATTTAGaaagtttgtatatatatatatatatatatatatatatatatatatatatatatatatatatatatatatatatatatatatatatatatatatatatatatatagatccggtaagaaattttttttggtaggaaggtaagaagttttttttctacatatttttttgacgaacaaaataaatgaatcactagatgattcatttgtaagataattcacaagaaaaaattcccaaaaaaatatttttatgattcatttttaagtaaattaagaaaaaattcatttttatgataattttagtgaataacaacaaaatcattgtataaatgaatcatcgagatgttttttgagatttttttcttgtgaatcatcttacaaatgaatcatctaatgattcattttgtttgttcgtgaaaaaatatgtagaaaaaaaacttcttaccttcctaccaaaaatttccttcttatttgatcttgactctctctctctctctctctctctatatatatatatatatatatatatatatatatatatatatatatatatatatatatatatatatatatatatatattatgatttttagtcaTAATAGAAAAACAAACGCCGACTTATATAATATGTTAATTTCATAACTTATAGTAAATAATCAAATAGttataaaggaaaaaaaaaataagtttgtgaATTTTATCCATATTTATGATTCATACAAAAGAGAACACGTACGAAAGTTTATGTGGCAAGTTCATTTGGTACGTGTTGATTAACTAATCACTAGTGTACAACTTCAAATTAATTAGGGGCAATGTGTCGATACTTAAGATGGCTTTTTGAAAACGTATGGATTCTTTGTACTTTGTTGAAAgtctttgagtataaataagcATCCGATCAACATTTTTCTATGAAACAAATAAATACATCGTCAAGAAGTTTTGAGAGACCAAGGAATATAGACATACATAAGGTTTCGACGAGATAATAAGTTAGAAAGCAGTGCTAAGCTTGATATCAGGACAATAGTTAGTCTCCACTAACTAGTCAAGTGAGTGCTTAGttactttaatcttatacatagatatgaagtattttatataaattacgtggtaCGTATGCacattatctgtatacttgttatctatgctggatgaacgattttgtacatgttttatatgatttaaactgtatatgtatttatatctacgtaatATGCTGggtaaacatgggtagataaaatatgagttggatgatgagttgagaggtgatatagaccatgagggaAGGCTGAGAGGTGGACGAtatgagaagccttgttcccaaatgttcgccccatcatctagcagagtatggataacaaCGACGGACTAATCtacacagtccagtggaacactagcaggctctaacccgtaggtgttgtgaacgatgtgttcatcggtgtactctaaaaacacATTGACAtgtattctgtcacaccccaaaaccaagaacggcggaaacgttccgcggtggaggatgtcatgtgaagtatcataacagtgtaaaatagtaaacaaacaacaacatcatccattgcattaaaagtaaagttttaatacatgtgtgttctttcataatgtacaacaataaaatgaataatcaaaataagacgagtcttgactgtgctccgtcttctcaaaacatgaccaccgtacctgtctaactggtgacttGAGAAAACAAGTTATTTTGTAAGCGAGTATcaacctaaagctggtgaattcataagtatttaagtgtcattgtcttgttttggaaaactaTTATGAATGTCTGGCAAATCTTTAAATGTAAGAattgatataagtttgaaaaccctagaaaatcccttatttcctactagtatgaaatgtagtcttctaccaagacccaaatgttttgctatgaaatgatggtttttccttcttttttgactattacaaacagtacttagtctaactcatcgtttatgtgaatgtatcacaaaataaagtaaaataggaaaaagatatgatagtcttctaccaagacctgaatgttctgttataaaaatgctagtttttccttcttttttactattacaaacagtacttagtctaactcatcgtttatgtgaatgtatcacaaaataaagtaaatatgaaaaatataaccatgtaagtgttatccttttgtattaggattaacacgccATCGCggaaagcgaaatgtataacctaatgaacatccgaagattgtccaattgtcctctataGCAGCACCAAggtggaggaagggttagtcccgtaaacaaatcctaatataagtattaactgtaaacctccgtagatggtcaccaacctctgtagcgaacagtaggctcgaggaatggttagtcccgctgctgactcctaatataagtagtaaccataggcatccgtagataTTCATCACCCACTGGTAATAACAGTTGGgctccggaatggttagtcccgtctagacatcccctTGAACTGGGATGGGAAGGAAAATTTATAAAGAAGGTACAAATAAATCTtcctcgtaactctaggtacaagtatccaggtaagtgaataaaGGATTAATGTATCTACgtaacagtactcatgtatggtattaatgtaagcgtattcagataaatgtatcgatgtaaacgtactcatgtatcatgtaagcctaGGTAAatatactcatgtatcatgtaagcatatgtaagtgtactcatgtatcaagtaatgtactggtatagactcatgaatgaactgactcttgtgtgattccttgttataggaataatgttttatatcttctaactatccctatgatagttaactgaaaggtaattggttgttcaagtaggtttacacACCCTTGCTaaacaagagtgtgggaaactgaatgaaggatgaaaactatagtctcaaaacatttatatgaacataagtgtataggtatagttttgttcaagaaggtaaaactaatggttttgtaagatatctaagagttttgaacaataattaagagtgacttgatgtcattttaataaacatttcaaaactaatacttttgttatcaaggtattttaagatagaaaaccatttcatgtatcacattttgaagtatgtgaaatctactggatgaaaacacagttataaaatacataagagtaatttaataacatactgttttctacttgtattaccccccattaaagcatttaaaaacatttaaaacattgatttaggggtatgaactcacctgttgtgagtggttctagcgggtacgcgtgtatggatgagaagttccacgaatgaagtcccga containing:
- the LOC111908473 gene encoding protein NRT1/ PTR FAMILY 5.5; its protein translation is MGSFVRISALLVADLLADFAMYVMVNYLTNVWNLNSTHAAGIINIWNGITPALTIVFAFVVDTFMGDYYMLLLSSTAYTIGLGFLFMSTPPVLGPCSDYKEECVGYTQKVLLFTALPLIAVGMAGHVVSLKSFLDLQTKSENEDEAKDGDKSIWQIAGVVIVVVASIVGGIALPYIKPWSIRFGIPAISSLVATLLFLSGSRVYKPCNPAEGSPLTSTLRVFVAAARNFSQPFPDHKQLYNGQDAHSTSSLRCLDKAAIQLPEQHQSEKWRFCSVREVEDTKIGIRMAPMWLTFIVIGIVLSTGNTYFLEQANRMDSKLGRINVSIPIFLMFYTLSSGISASFYSLLTKCMPNKKYAPPVGIVTAMVISVSCCITAAKVETRRLDVIKDHGLLDKPNQRIPMSIFWLLPQFVLLAAVDGIANTSITSFFKHQAPKSMNKYFMYFTKGVLGLGTMASVLCVGIVGKVSEGYQKRNWFQATLNESRLDRYYWTLAALSSVNTVIYIIVASFYKYKESPDDGDDEAEGGEMKEEFQDDVKCCC